A stretch of Trichoplusia ni isolate ovarian cell line Hi5 chromosome 3 unlocalized genomic scaffold, tn1 tig00000000_group2, whole genome shotgun sequence DNA encodes these proteins:
- the LOC113506175 gene encoding putative nuclease HARBI1, giving the protein MHSLNMLWCAQNEERWLKKQERDFNRQCVGTIEVMPDSEFVQHFRLNKSTFWSLCQELRVKTSLRGSQEISLIVKVLCALSFLATGSYQRIVGVTQHVAQRTVSRCIRQVVDALNHPAIMARWIVFPKTQQERGLIKQEFQRRFGLPGVIGCIDCTHIAIVKPNQEEHLFYNRKGYHSLNVQMVEYINL; this is encoded by the exons atgcaTTCCCTCAACATGTTGTGGTGCGCTCAAAACGAAGAAAGGTGGCTTAAAAAGCAGGAAAGAGATTTTAATCGTCAGTGCGTCGGCACGATCGAAGTTATGCCGGATAGTGAATTTGTGCAACACTTCAGGTTAAATAAATCTACGTTTTGGTCCCTTTGTCAAGAACTAAGAGTAAAAACTTCCTTGAGGGGTTCTCAGGAAATTTCTCTAATAGTTAAG GTGTTGTGCGCTCTTAGCTTTTTGGCGACAGGCTCCTATCAAAGGATTGTTGGTGTTACCCAGCATGTTGCCCAACGAACAGTTAGCCGATGCATCAGACAAGTCGTCGATGCGTTAAACCACCCTGCTATCATGGCGAGATGGATAGTATTTCCGAAAACTCAGCaagaaagaggtttaattaaacaaga gTTTCAAAGAAGGTTTGGCTTGCCTGGAGTAATTGGGTGCATAGATTGCACTCACATTGCTATAGTGAAACCCAATCAGGAAGAACATCTCTTTTATAACAGGAAGGGATATCATTCCTTAAATGTTCAAATGGTagaatatataaacttataa